A single genomic interval of Cucumis sativus cultivar 9930 chromosome 5, Cucumber_9930_V3, whole genome shotgun sequence harbors:
- the LOC101217438 gene encoding putative kinase-like protein TMKL1: MLKLILPLASATLFLLLLITIFLLRLKLSKNHDIEKSSTTRNNNNTKTDHTPPPPPPELTTFEGGEDLTIDEILEAPGEVIGKSHYGTLYKAVLQTTQTIRLLRFLRPAAAGCDDQHDLVRLLGSVRHPNLVPLLGFYAGGRGEKLLVHPFYEHGNLAEFITDKESKNGVVICKIAIGIARALHHLHNGLQKPIPHGNLNSKNVLLDQNFHPHVSDFGLHLLLNSPATRQMLQLSASSGYKAPELINMTDADELTDVYSYGKILLELLMSSKDPTVRNPAATGDSGVSQEPILQCLVQIGEDCCRSSPNLRPDFREVIAKIEEIGRIEMN, encoded by the exons ATGCTCAAACTAATCCTTCCCCTTGCTTCCGCCACCCTTTTCCTTCTCCTCCTAATCACCATCTTCCTTCTTCGCCTTAAGCTCTCTAAAAATCACGACATCGAGAAATCCTCCACCACCcgcaacaacaacaacaccAAAACAGACCACACCCCCCCTCCGCCCCCGCCCGAGCTCACCACTTTTGAGGGCGGCGAAGATTTGACCATTGACGAGATTTTAGAGGCTCCCGGAGAAGTGATCGGAAAATCCCACTACGGAACTCTCTACAAGGCTGTCTTACAGACCACCCAAACCATCCGGCTACTTAGATTTCTCCGGCCAGCCGCTGCCGGATGTGACGACCAACACGACCTCGTTCGGCTCCTGGGTTCGGTTCGGCATCCGAATTTGGTTCCGTTGCTGGGATTCTACGCCGGTGGGAGAGGTGAGAAGCTTTTGGTTCATCCGTTCTACGAACATGGGAATTTGGCGGAGTTCATTACAG ATAAGGAATCAAAAAACGGGGTGGTGATTTGCAAAATCGCCATTGGAATCGCAAGAGCTCTACATCATCTTCACAACGGATTACAAAAACCAATCCCCCATGGAAATCTCAACTCCAAGAACGTTCTTCTCGATCAAAATTTCCACCCCCACGTCTCCGATTTCGGCCTTCATCTCCTCCTCAACTCCCCCGCAACTCGACAAATGCTCCAACTTTCCGCCTCCTCTGGCTACAAGGCCCCAGAACTTATCAATATGACCGACGCTGATGAACTCACCGACGTCTACAGCTACGGAAAGATCTTGCTCGAGTTGCTGATGTCCTCCAAAGACCCAACGGTTCGAAACCCGGCTGCCACCGGTGATTCCGGCGTCTCTCAAGAGCCGATTCTCCAATGCCTTGTTCAGATCGGAGAGGATTGTTGTCGTTCTTCGCCCAATCTTCGGCCGGATTTCAGGGAAGTGATTGCTAAGATTGAAGAAATCGGAAGAATTGAGATGAATTAA
- the LOC101217665 gene encoding U-box domain-containing protein 35 isoform X3: MEVTADQAKRNHMLLPSSSVVAVAISGKKNSKYIIRWSLEKFLPEGIIDFRLLHFIPRITSVPTPMGNAIPISQVREDVAAAYRKEIWWHTSEKLLPFKKMFAQRKVHLDVVTLEADDVAGAIIEEVTKCSINKLVIGVSSQGLFSRKLSGLSSRISALAPRYCTVYAISKGKLASIRPPDMDTNVSIRDDASEESSASSYSSYTSSSLTDGSSSLTSSYSHFPSPSPSLPLQRFQALSTINQPLLTKKPSPIKADHSRCQSVDIENQVDGVHSSSYVSDCIQTLSRASSSKSSPAENKSWNSDEASSSGMFNDYSSCESQADVSFELEKLRIELRHARGMFAIAQRETIDASRELNHLNNQRSEEARKLEEINNKAVAAKEFAREERVKHEALRREAKYVKERAEREGIYRKEAEMKALQNAKEKGKHENALQGPLQQYQHFQWEDIVSATSSFSEDLKIGMGAHGTVYKCSLHHTTVAVKVLHSRDSHKQMQLLQELEVLSRIHHPHLLLLLGACPDKNCLVYEYMENGSLEDRLYRRGNTPAIPWYERFRIAWEIASALVFLHSSKPKSIIHRDLKPANILLDQNLVSKIGDVGLSTVFNSDPSMSTAFMNSGPVGTLCYIDPEYQRTGLISPKSDVYAFGMVILQLLTAKPAVALTHVVETAIDNSNLINVLDIEAGHWPLEETYELARLGLRCAEMQRKDRPDLKDQVLPLLMTLKKVADKARNLASKVPAAIPNHFICPILQDVMNDPCVAADGYTYDRQAIEKWLQKNDNSPMTKLPLPDKNLIPNYSLLSAIVEWNSKRS; the protein is encoded by the exons ATGGAGGTGACGGCAGATCAAGCAAAGAGAAATCATATGTTGCTGCCTTCTTCTTCAGTTGTAGCCGTTGCTATCAGTGGGAAGAAAAAcagtaaatatataattaggtGGTCATTGGAAAAGTTTCTACCTGAGGGCATCATTGATTTCAGGTTGTTGCACTTCATCCCAAGGATTACTAGTGTCCCAACTCCAA TGGGAAATGCAATTCCAATTTCACAAGTTCGTGAGGATGTCGCTGCGGCTTATAGGAAAGAAATCTGGTGGCACACAAGTGAAAAACTTCTTCCATTTAAAAAGATGTTTGCTCAGCGAAAG GTTCATCTTGATGTTGTAACTCTTGAAGCAGATGATGTAGCAGGTGCAATAATAGAAGAGGTTACAAAGTGTTCAATCAACAAGCTTGTTATAGGGGTTTCATCACAGGGATTATTCTCAAG GAAACTAAGCGGTCTATCCTCAAGAATATCAGCCCTTGCACCTAGATATTGTACGGTGTATGCTATTTCAAAAGGAAAACTAGCCTCAATACGACCGCCTGATATGGATACGAACGTGAGCATTAGAGATGATGCGAGTGAAGAAAGTTCTGCAAGTAGCTACTCGAGCTATACATCTAGCTCCCTTACAG ATGGCAGTTCAAGCTTAACTAGCTCTTACTCTCATTTCCCTTCTCCTTCCCCTTCCCTACCATTACAACGATTTCAAGCTCTTTCAACCATTAATCAACCACTTCTTACGAAAAAACCTAGCCCCATTAAAGCCGACCATTCTAGATGTCAATCCGTTGACATTGAGAATCAGGTGGATGGCGttcattcttcttcctatGTTTCAGACTGCATACAAACATTGAGTCGAGCCTCTAGTAGTAAAAGCTCGCCAGCAGAGAACAAGTCTTGGAATTCTGATGAAGCTTCATCTTCAGGCATGTTTAATGATTATTCCTCATGTGAAAGTCAG GCGGATGTCAGCTTTGAACTTGAAAAGTTGAGAATCGAACTAAGACATGCGAGAGGAATGTTTGCAATTGCCCAACGAGAGACGATTGATGCTTCTCGAGAG CTGAACCATCTAAATAATCAACGATCAGAAGAAGCTAGGAAGCTCGAAGAGATCAACAACAAAGCGGTGGCTGCCAAAGAATTTGCAAGGGAAGAGAGAGTGAAACATGAAGCTTTGAGAAGAGAAGCAAAGTATGTAAAAGAACGCGCCGAAAGAGAGGGCATCTATAGGAAGGAAGCAGAGATGAAAGCTCTTCAAAATGCCAAAGAGAAGGGAAAGCATGAGAATGCTCTTCAAGGACCTCTGCAGCAATATCAACATTTTCAGTGGGAAGATATTGTTTCTGCCACATCATCTTTCTCTGAGGATCTTAAGATTGGAATGGGAGCACATGGAACAGTTTATAAGTGCAGTTTGCATCATACAACCGTAGCAGTGAAGGTTCTTCATTCTAGAGATAGTCACAAACAGATGCAATTGCTTCAGGAG CTAGAAGTCTTGAGCAGAATCCATCATCCCCATCTACTACTACTCCTCGGTGCTTGTCCGGATAAGAATTGTCTAGTTTATGAGTACATGGAAAATGGTAGCTTGGAGGATAGGTTATACCGCAGAGGCAATACACCTGCAATCCCATGGTATGAGAGGTTTCGAATTGCTTGGGAAATAGCCTCTGCTCTTGTCTTTCTTCACAGctcaaaaccaaaatcaataaTCCACCGTGATCTTAAACCCGCAAACATCTTACTTGACCAAAACCTTGTGAGTAAAATCGGTGACGTCGGTCTTTCTACAGTGTTTAATTCAGATCCTTCAATGTCTACTGCATTCATGAATAGCGGACCAGTAGGGACTCTCTGTTACATAGATCCCGAGTATCAACGAACTGGATTAATCTCACCTAAGTCTGATGTCTATGCTTTTGGAATGGTGATCTTGCAGTTACTAACTGCAAAACCAGCGGTAGCACTAACCCATGTGGTGGAAACAGCCATTGATAACAGCAATTTAATTAACGTTCTGGATATAGAGGCTGGGCATTGGCCGCTCGAAGAGACATATGAATTGGCAAGATTAGGACTTCGCTGTGCCGAGATGCAACGTAAAGATAGGCCTGACTTGAAGGACCAAGTACTTCCCTTGTTGATGACACTGAAAAAAGTTGCTGATAAGGCTCGAAATTTGGCCTCCAAAGTTCCAGCTGCAATTCCTAACCATTTCATCTGTCCAATACTTCAG GATGTGATGAATGACCCTTGTGTTGCGGCGGATGGATACACATACGATCGTCAGGCAATAGAGAAGTGGCTTCAGAAGAACGATAACTCACCGATGACAAAGTTGCCGTTGCCAGATAAGAATTTAATACCAAACTATAGTCTGCTCTCTGCAATTGTTGAGTGGAACTCCAAAAGAAGTTGA
- the LOC101217665 gene encoding U-box domain-containing protein 35 isoform X1: MEVTADQAKRNHMLLPSSSVVAVAISGKKNSKYIIRWSLEKFLPEGIIDFRLLHFIPRITSVPTPNCIFKLYTNVDAVGNAIPISQVREDVAAAYRKEIWWHTSEKLLPFKKMFAQRKVHLDVVTLEADDVAGAIIEEVTKCSINKLVIGVSSQGLFSRKLSGLSSRISALAPRYCTVYAISKGKLASIRPPDMDTNVSIRDDASEESSASSYSSYTSSSLTDGSSSLTSSYSHFPSPSPSLPLQRFQALSTINQPLLTKKPSPIKADHSRCQSVDIENQVDGVHSSSYVSDCIQTLSRASSSKSSPAENKSWNSDEASSSGMFNDYSSCESQADVSFELEKLRIELRHARGMFAIAQRETIDASRELNHLNNQRSEEARKLEEINNKAVAAKEFAREERVKHEALRREAKYVKERAEREGIYRKEAEMKALQNAKEKGKHENALQGPLQQYQHFQWEDIVSATSSFSEDLKIGMGAHGTVYKCSLHHTTVAVKVLHSRDSHKQMQLLQELEVLSRIHHPHLLLLLGACPDKNCLVYEYMENGSLEDRLYRRGNTPAIPWYERFRIAWEIASALVFLHSSKPKSIIHRDLKPANILLDQNLVSKIGDVGLSTVFNSDPSMSTAFMNSGPVGTLCYIDPEYQRTGLISPKSDVYAFGMVILQLLTAKPAVALTHVVETAIDNSNLINVLDIEAGHWPLEETYELARLGLRCAEMQRKDRPDLKDQVLPLLMTLKKVADKARNLASKVPAAIPNHFICPILQDVMNDPCVAADGYTYDRQAIEKWLQKNDNSPMTKLPLPDKNLIPNYSLLSAIVEWNSKRS, translated from the exons ATGGAGGTGACGGCAGATCAAGCAAAGAGAAATCATATGTTGCTGCCTTCTTCTTCAGTTGTAGCCGTTGCTATCAGTGGGAAGAAAAAcagtaaatatataattaggtGGTCATTGGAAAAGTTTCTACCTGAGGGCATCATTGATTTCAGGTTGTTGCACTTCATCCCAAGGATTACTAGTGTCCCAACTCCAA ATTGCATATTCAAGCTATATACCAATGTTGATGCAGTGGGAAATGCAATTCCAATTTCACAAGTTCGTGAGGATGTCGCTGCGGCTTATAGGAAAGAAATCTGGTGGCACACAAGTGAAAAACTTCTTCCATTTAAAAAGATGTTTGCTCAGCGAAAG GTTCATCTTGATGTTGTAACTCTTGAAGCAGATGATGTAGCAGGTGCAATAATAGAAGAGGTTACAAAGTGTTCAATCAACAAGCTTGTTATAGGGGTTTCATCACAGGGATTATTCTCAAG GAAACTAAGCGGTCTATCCTCAAGAATATCAGCCCTTGCACCTAGATATTGTACGGTGTATGCTATTTCAAAAGGAAAACTAGCCTCAATACGACCGCCTGATATGGATACGAACGTGAGCATTAGAGATGATGCGAGTGAAGAAAGTTCTGCAAGTAGCTACTCGAGCTATACATCTAGCTCCCTTACAG ATGGCAGTTCAAGCTTAACTAGCTCTTACTCTCATTTCCCTTCTCCTTCCCCTTCCCTACCATTACAACGATTTCAAGCTCTTTCAACCATTAATCAACCACTTCTTACGAAAAAACCTAGCCCCATTAAAGCCGACCATTCTAGATGTCAATCCGTTGACATTGAGAATCAGGTGGATGGCGttcattcttcttcctatGTTTCAGACTGCATACAAACATTGAGTCGAGCCTCTAGTAGTAAAAGCTCGCCAGCAGAGAACAAGTCTTGGAATTCTGATGAAGCTTCATCTTCAGGCATGTTTAATGATTATTCCTCATGTGAAAGTCAG GCGGATGTCAGCTTTGAACTTGAAAAGTTGAGAATCGAACTAAGACATGCGAGAGGAATGTTTGCAATTGCCCAACGAGAGACGATTGATGCTTCTCGAGAG CTGAACCATCTAAATAATCAACGATCAGAAGAAGCTAGGAAGCTCGAAGAGATCAACAACAAAGCGGTGGCTGCCAAAGAATTTGCAAGGGAAGAGAGAGTGAAACATGAAGCTTTGAGAAGAGAAGCAAAGTATGTAAAAGAACGCGCCGAAAGAGAGGGCATCTATAGGAAGGAAGCAGAGATGAAAGCTCTTCAAAATGCCAAAGAGAAGGGAAAGCATGAGAATGCTCTTCAAGGACCTCTGCAGCAATATCAACATTTTCAGTGGGAAGATATTGTTTCTGCCACATCATCTTTCTCTGAGGATCTTAAGATTGGAATGGGAGCACATGGAACAGTTTATAAGTGCAGTTTGCATCATACAACCGTAGCAGTGAAGGTTCTTCATTCTAGAGATAGTCACAAACAGATGCAATTGCTTCAGGAG CTAGAAGTCTTGAGCAGAATCCATCATCCCCATCTACTACTACTCCTCGGTGCTTGTCCGGATAAGAATTGTCTAGTTTATGAGTACATGGAAAATGGTAGCTTGGAGGATAGGTTATACCGCAGAGGCAATACACCTGCAATCCCATGGTATGAGAGGTTTCGAATTGCTTGGGAAATAGCCTCTGCTCTTGTCTTTCTTCACAGctcaaaaccaaaatcaataaTCCACCGTGATCTTAAACCCGCAAACATCTTACTTGACCAAAACCTTGTGAGTAAAATCGGTGACGTCGGTCTTTCTACAGTGTTTAATTCAGATCCTTCAATGTCTACTGCATTCATGAATAGCGGACCAGTAGGGACTCTCTGTTACATAGATCCCGAGTATCAACGAACTGGATTAATCTCACCTAAGTCTGATGTCTATGCTTTTGGAATGGTGATCTTGCAGTTACTAACTGCAAAACCAGCGGTAGCACTAACCCATGTGGTGGAAACAGCCATTGATAACAGCAATTTAATTAACGTTCTGGATATAGAGGCTGGGCATTGGCCGCTCGAAGAGACATATGAATTGGCAAGATTAGGACTTCGCTGTGCCGAGATGCAACGTAAAGATAGGCCTGACTTGAAGGACCAAGTACTTCCCTTGTTGATGACACTGAAAAAAGTTGCTGATAAGGCTCGAAATTTGGCCTCCAAAGTTCCAGCTGCAATTCCTAACCATTTCATCTGTCCAATACTTCAG GATGTGATGAATGACCCTTGTGTTGCGGCGGATGGATACACATACGATCGTCAGGCAATAGAGAAGTGGCTTCAGAAGAACGATAACTCACCGATGACAAAGTTGCCGTTGCCAGATAAGAATTTAATACCAAACTATAGTCTGCTCTCTGCAATTGTTGAGTGGAACTCCAAAAGAAGTTGA
- the LOC101217205 gene encoding acid phosphatase 1, producing the protein MGFLRSFSLLCLISVALAHEAFDSHLLPRPLILEFPEGVVNQVKELDGEIKLRCDSWRFNVEANNLNPWKRIPESCSEYVKQYVTGRAYQLELEIASNEAQVFAKTVKLVGDGKDVWVFDIDETLLSNLPYYTDHGYGSENFKPDEFDNWVEKATAPPLQPSLEFYKELLDLGFKLVLLTGRSEKQRECTTRNLINAGFYDWDRLILRRDDDQGKSAILYKSEKRSEMENEGLRIIGNSGDQWSDLLGTSVSVRSFKLPNPMYYIS; encoded by the exons ATGGGGTTTCTACgatctttctctctcttgtgCTTAATTTCTGTAGCTTTGGCTCATGAAGCTTTTGATTCTCATCTCCTTCCGAGACCACTTATTCTTGAGTTTCCTGAGGGTGTTGTGAATCAGGTGAAGGAACTTGATGGAGAAATCAAATTGAGATGTGATAGTTGGAGATTCAATGTAGAGGCTAATAATTTGAATCCGTGGAAAAGGATCCCGGAAAGTTGTTCTGAATATGTGAAACAGTATGTAACGGGTCGGGCTTATCAACTTGAACTTGAAATTGCTTCTAATGAGGCACAGGTTTTTGCCAAGACTGTGAAATTGGTTGGCGATGGAAAGGATGTCTGGGTTTTTGACATTGATGAGACCTTGCTTTCCAATCTTCCTTACTACACAGACCATGGTTATGG TTCGGAGAATTTCAAGCCTGATGAGTTTGATAACTGGGTTGAGAAGGCTACAGCACCTCCCCTTCAGCCCAGTTTAGAATTCTATAAAGAACTTTTGGATCTAGGATTCAAGCTGGTTTTGCTTACTGGAAGAAGCGAAAAGCAGAGGGAATGTACAACACGGAATTTGATAAATGCAGGGTTTTATGACTGGGATAGGCTCATATTAAG GAGAGATGATGACCAAGGGAAGTCAGCAATACTTTACAAATCTGAGAAGCGGAGCGAGATGGAGAACGAAGGATTACGAATCATCGGAAACTCTGGTGACCAATGGAGTGATTTATTGGGCACTTCAGTTTCGGTTCGTTCTTTCAAACTTCCAAATCCTATGTATTACATTTCCTGA
- the LOC105435450 gene encoding uncharacterized protein LOC105435450, with amino-acid sequence MLCSVRAGKAGPNWLDRLRSNKGFPITDNLELDHFLTDQNLDNPCSLSDSNPHSTRADPRSDANLNSHHQDNSSSNSPIENGNPSSFGIITDILSDLFNMGGASRNSKCFSKKYPRKQSNPKIYSIPSVTNGDYADAKNLCCLQKEDNILSSNSDNSSKGCIDSGSDMAQNVCLKVVEEEVWDEKCEKELKGYSKSEVTVIDTSDDVWKSDKLIFRRKSVWKVKDKKCKLRSYGRKKRKQSSETNDLPDRIVSASKKTKVWGSEERFHLNRQQIHGKESLKPLNKVHNFQHCYGPESRLTAPDSSNEKKENGSTLSQKNGGYDPKRKWLDGKLN; translated from the exons ATGCTTTGTTCGGTACGAGCTGGCAAAGCTGGTCCTAATTGGTTGGATCGTCTGCGTTCCAACAAGGGTTTTCCAATCACTGATAATCTCGAACTTGATCACTTCCTTACTGACCAAAACCTTGATAATCCGTGTTCACTTTCGGACTCTAACCCCCATTCCACTCGGGCTGACCCCCGCTCTGACGCTAATCTCAATTCTCATCATCAGGACAATTCTTCCTCCAACTCTCCCATTGAAAATGGAAACCCATCTTCATTTGGAATCATTACCGACATCCTCTCTGACCTCTTCAACATGGGTGGTGCCTCTCGTAATTCCAAATGTTTCAGCAAAAAGTACCCTAGGAAACAGTCTAACCCCAAGATTTACTCCATTCCTTCTGTTACTAATGGGGACTATGCAGATGCAAAGAATTTGTGTTGTCTGCAGAAAGAAGATAACATCCTCTCATCAAACTCTGATAATAGCTCAAAAGGCTGCATCGATTCTGGGTCGGATATGGCACAAAATGTATGCCTGAAGGTTGTAGAGGAAGAGGTGTGGGATGAGAAGTGCGAGAAGGAACTTAAAGGATACTCGAAAAGTGAGGTTACGGTCATAGATACTAGCGACGACGTGTGGAAGTCTGACAAACTAATTTTCAGAAGGAAAAGTGTATGGAAGGTCAAGGACAAGAAGTGTAAGTTGAGGAGCTatggaaggaagaagagaaagcaGTCCTCTGAAACGAATGACCTTCCTGATAGGATTGTTTCCGCTAGTAAGAAAACCAAAGTTTGGGGTTCAGAGGAGCGCTTTCATTTGAACAGACAACAAATACATGGAAAGGAATCTCTCAAACCATTGAATAAA GTACATAATTTTCAGCATTGTTATGGCCCTGAAAGTAGATTAACTGCACCGGATAGTAGTaatgaaaagaaggaaaatggtTCCACGCTCTCCCAAAAAAATGGCGGCTATGACCCCAAAAGAAAATG GCTGGACGGGAAATTGAATTAG
- the LOC101217665 gene encoding U-box domain-containing protein 35 isoform X2 — MEVTADQAKRNHMLLPSSSVVAVAISGKKNSKYIIRWSLEKFLPEGIIDFRLLHFIPRITSVPTPSKPLGNAIPISQVREDVAAAYRKEIWWHTSEKLLPFKKMFAQRKVHLDVVTLEADDVAGAIIEEVTKCSINKLVIGVSSQGLFSRKLSGLSSRISALAPRYCTVYAISKGKLASIRPPDMDTNVSIRDDASEESSASSYSSYTSSSLTDGSSSLTSSYSHFPSPSPSLPLQRFQALSTINQPLLTKKPSPIKADHSRCQSVDIENQVDGVHSSSYVSDCIQTLSRASSSKSSPAENKSWNSDEASSSGMFNDYSSCESQADVSFELEKLRIELRHARGMFAIAQRETIDASRELNHLNNQRSEEARKLEEINNKAVAAKEFAREERVKHEALRREAKYVKERAEREGIYRKEAEMKALQNAKEKGKHENALQGPLQQYQHFQWEDIVSATSSFSEDLKIGMGAHGTVYKCSLHHTTVAVKVLHSRDSHKQMQLLQELEVLSRIHHPHLLLLLGACPDKNCLVYEYMENGSLEDRLYRRGNTPAIPWYERFRIAWEIASALVFLHSSKPKSIIHRDLKPANILLDQNLVSKIGDVGLSTVFNSDPSMSTAFMNSGPVGTLCYIDPEYQRTGLISPKSDVYAFGMVILQLLTAKPAVALTHVVETAIDNSNLINVLDIEAGHWPLEETYELARLGLRCAEMQRKDRPDLKDQVLPLLMTLKKVADKARNLASKVPAAIPNHFICPILQDVMNDPCVAADGYTYDRQAIEKWLQKNDNSPMTKLPLPDKNLIPNYSLLSAIVEWNSKRS; from the exons ATGGAGGTGACGGCAGATCAAGCAAAGAGAAATCATATGTTGCTGCCTTCTTCTTCAGTTGTAGCCGTTGCTATCAGTGGGAAGAAAAAcagtaaatatataattaggtGGTCATTGGAAAAGTTTCTACCTGAGGGCATCATTGATTTCAGGTTGTTGCACTTCATCCCAAGGATTACTAGTGTCCCAACTCCAAGTAAGCcat TGGGAAATGCAATTCCAATTTCACAAGTTCGTGAGGATGTCGCTGCGGCTTATAGGAAAGAAATCTGGTGGCACACAAGTGAAAAACTTCTTCCATTTAAAAAGATGTTTGCTCAGCGAAAG GTTCATCTTGATGTTGTAACTCTTGAAGCAGATGATGTAGCAGGTGCAATAATAGAAGAGGTTACAAAGTGTTCAATCAACAAGCTTGTTATAGGGGTTTCATCACAGGGATTATTCTCAAG GAAACTAAGCGGTCTATCCTCAAGAATATCAGCCCTTGCACCTAGATATTGTACGGTGTATGCTATTTCAAAAGGAAAACTAGCCTCAATACGACCGCCTGATATGGATACGAACGTGAGCATTAGAGATGATGCGAGTGAAGAAAGTTCTGCAAGTAGCTACTCGAGCTATACATCTAGCTCCCTTACAG ATGGCAGTTCAAGCTTAACTAGCTCTTACTCTCATTTCCCTTCTCCTTCCCCTTCCCTACCATTACAACGATTTCAAGCTCTTTCAACCATTAATCAACCACTTCTTACGAAAAAACCTAGCCCCATTAAAGCCGACCATTCTAGATGTCAATCCGTTGACATTGAGAATCAGGTGGATGGCGttcattcttcttcctatGTTTCAGACTGCATACAAACATTGAGTCGAGCCTCTAGTAGTAAAAGCTCGCCAGCAGAGAACAAGTCTTGGAATTCTGATGAAGCTTCATCTTCAGGCATGTTTAATGATTATTCCTCATGTGAAAGTCAG GCGGATGTCAGCTTTGAACTTGAAAAGTTGAGAATCGAACTAAGACATGCGAGAGGAATGTTTGCAATTGCCCAACGAGAGACGATTGATGCTTCTCGAGAG CTGAACCATCTAAATAATCAACGATCAGAAGAAGCTAGGAAGCTCGAAGAGATCAACAACAAAGCGGTGGCTGCCAAAGAATTTGCAAGGGAAGAGAGAGTGAAACATGAAGCTTTGAGAAGAGAAGCAAAGTATGTAAAAGAACGCGCCGAAAGAGAGGGCATCTATAGGAAGGAAGCAGAGATGAAAGCTCTTCAAAATGCCAAAGAGAAGGGAAAGCATGAGAATGCTCTTCAAGGACCTCTGCAGCAATATCAACATTTTCAGTGGGAAGATATTGTTTCTGCCACATCATCTTTCTCTGAGGATCTTAAGATTGGAATGGGAGCACATGGAACAGTTTATAAGTGCAGTTTGCATCATACAACCGTAGCAGTGAAGGTTCTTCATTCTAGAGATAGTCACAAACAGATGCAATTGCTTCAGGAG CTAGAAGTCTTGAGCAGAATCCATCATCCCCATCTACTACTACTCCTCGGTGCTTGTCCGGATAAGAATTGTCTAGTTTATGAGTACATGGAAAATGGTAGCTTGGAGGATAGGTTATACCGCAGAGGCAATACACCTGCAATCCCATGGTATGAGAGGTTTCGAATTGCTTGGGAAATAGCCTCTGCTCTTGTCTTTCTTCACAGctcaaaaccaaaatcaataaTCCACCGTGATCTTAAACCCGCAAACATCTTACTTGACCAAAACCTTGTGAGTAAAATCGGTGACGTCGGTCTTTCTACAGTGTTTAATTCAGATCCTTCAATGTCTACTGCATTCATGAATAGCGGACCAGTAGGGACTCTCTGTTACATAGATCCCGAGTATCAACGAACTGGATTAATCTCACCTAAGTCTGATGTCTATGCTTTTGGAATGGTGATCTTGCAGTTACTAACTGCAAAACCAGCGGTAGCACTAACCCATGTGGTGGAAACAGCCATTGATAACAGCAATTTAATTAACGTTCTGGATATAGAGGCTGGGCATTGGCCGCTCGAAGAGACATATGAATTGGCAAGATTAGGACTTCGCTGTGCCGAGATGCAACGTAAAGATAGGCCTGACTTGAAGGACCAAGTACTTCCCTTGTTGATGACACTGAAAAAAGTTGCTGATAAGGCTCGAAATTTGGCCTCCAAAGTTCCAGCTGCAATTCCTAACCATTTCATCTGTCCAATACTTCAG GATGTGATGAATGACCCTTGTGTTGCGGCGGATGGATACACATACGATCGTCAGGCAATAGAGAAGTGGCTTCAGAAGAACGATAACTCACCGATGACAAAGTTGCCGTTGCCAGATAAGAATTTAATACCAAACTATAGTCTGCTCTCTGCAATTGTTGAGTGGAACTCCAAAAGAAGTTGA